One stretch of Rathayibacter festucae DSM 15932 DNA includes these proteins:
- a CDS encoding ABC transporter permease, producing MVGSPRLAFLLKRFARAAVSLVIVLIASFFMVHFVPGDPVRAALGPTAPAETVAVLRSTLGLDLPIGQQFANYLGGLLRGDLGTSISTQRPVGSTLAERLPATLMLSVVAFAVAALGAFPIGVATAVSARAGKHRTLDLGVSGLLGVVIAIPNFLLAVVLIWLFSIVVPLAPSAGWGGPEYAVLPVLALAIGPLAYLARIVHVEMVRVLEAPYLTTARSKRLPGHLLYLRHALPNIVTATLTAGGVVLTGLVAGTVLIETVFVIPGIGSTIVSSITTKDYPLIQGIVLMYAVLVLAANLVIDLLLAALDPRSAIAEA from the coding sequence GTGGTCGGATCCCCGCGCCTCGCCTTCCTGCTCAAGCGGTTCGCCCGCGCGGCGGTCTCGCTGGTGATCGTCCTGATCGCCTCCTTCTTCATGGTCCACTTCGTGCCCGGCGACCCGGTGCGCGCGGCCCTCGGCCCGACGGCGCCGGCCGAGACCGTGGCGGTGCTGCGCAGCACCCTCGGCCTCGACCTGCCGATCGGCCAGCAGTTCGCGAACTACCTCGGCGGGCTGCTCCGCGGCGACCTCGGCACCTCGATCAGCACGCAGCGGCCGGTCGGCAGCACGCTGGCCGAGCGGCTGCCCGCCACGCTGATGCTCTCGGTCGTCGCCTTCGCGGTCGCCGCGCTCGGCGCGTTCCCGATCGGCGTCGCGACGGCCGTCTCGGCTCGCGCCGGCAAGCACCGCACGCTCGACCTCGGCGTCTCGGGACTGCTCGGCGTCGTGATCGCGATCCCCAACTTCCTGCTGGCGGTCGTGCTGATCTGGCTGTTCAGCATCGTCGTGCCGCTCGCGCCGTCCGCGGGCTGGGGCGGGCCGGAGTACGCGGTGCTGCCGGTGCTCGCCCTCGCGATCGGCCCGCTCGCCTACCTCGCGCGCATCGTGCACGTCGAGATGGTGCGGGTGCTGGAGGCGCCGTACCTCACCACCGCGCGCAGCAAGCGGCTGCCGGGGCACCTGCTCTACCTCCGGCACGCGCTGCCCAACATCGTCACGGCGACGCTGACCGCGGGCGGAGTGGTGCTCACCGGCCTCGTCGCCGGCACGGTGCTGATCGAGACGGTCTTCGTCATCCCCGGCATCGGATCGACGATCGTCTCGTCGATCACCACCAAGGACTACCCGCTGATCCAGGGCATCGTGCTGATGTACGCCGTCCTGGTCCTCGCCGCCAACCTCGTCATCGACCTGCTGCTCGCCGCGCTCGACCCGCGGTCGGCCATCGCGGAGGCCTGA
- a CDS encoding hydantoinase/oxoprolinase N-terminal domain-containing protein: MSAALRDLSVGIDVGGTNTDAVVLDADGAVTAWTKQATTEDVTGGIRAALSAVLGELGADRDRVSRVMLGTTHATNAIVRRRDLGRVAVIRLGAPASTEFPSLSGWPADLRDTVLAGALLAGGGHLIDGYPISPLDVDGVRRFLDSLEGRFDAVAVCGIFSPSFPEQELEVAALVADHVGVDLPVSLSHEIGALGLLERENATVLNAALHGIARDVTQGLLTVVDEERLDAATFFAQNDGTLMAVEYAARYPVLTIGSGPANSIRGAAFLSGADDAIIIDIGGTTSDLGVLVDRFPRESTLPREIGGVRTNFRMPDILSVGIGGGTIVDTATGVPTTDSVGYRIAREGLLFGGATATLTDAAAMQLPGMIPGRALPALDRATRSALGNALAVAQDRIESAVERMSLGRVGLPLVVVGGGGFLVPDHVHGASEVLRPDRGNVANAVGAAIALAGGRADQLCDHVDRAAAIEAAGRIAIERAIQAGADPRLVEIVDVLETPLSYSASASLKVSVKAAGPLALIGSPAPLALHSPKDAS; this comes from the coding sequence ATGAGCGCCGCACTCCGCGACCTCTCCGTCGGCATCGACGTCGGCGGCACCAACACCGACGCCGTCGTGCTCGACGCCGACGGCGCCGTGACCGCCTGGACCAAGCAGGCCACCACCGAGGACGTCACCGGCGGCATCCGCGCCGCGCTCTCCGCGGTGCTCGGCGAGCTGGGCGCCGACCGCGACCGCGTCTCGCGCGTCATGCTCGGCACCACCCACGCCACCAACGCGATCGTCCGCCGCCGCGACCTCGGCCGCGTCGCCGTGATCCGCCTCGGCGCCCCCGCCTCGACCGAGTTCCCCTCGCTCTCCGGCTGGCCCGCCGACCTCCGCGACACCGTGCTCGCCGGCGCACTGCTCGCCGGCGGCGGCCACCTCATCGACGGCTACCCGATCTCGCCGCTCGACGTCGACGGCGTCCGCCGCTTCCTCGACTCGCTCGAGGGCCGCTTCGACGCGGTCGCCGTCTGCGGGATCTTCAGCCCCTCCTTCCCGGAGCAGGAGCTTGAGGTCGCCGCGCTGGTCGCCGACCACGTCGGCGTGGACCTGCCCGTCTCGCTCAGCCACGAGATCGGCGCGCTCGGCCTGCTCGAGCGCGAGAACGCGACCGTGCTCAACGCCGCGCTGCACGGCATCGCCCGCGACGTCACCCAGGGCCTGCTCACGGTGGTCGACGAGGAGCGCCTCGACGCCGCCACCTTCTTCGCCCAGAACGACGGCACGCTGATGGCCGTCGAGTACGCGGCCCGCTACCCGGTGCTCACCATCGGCTCGGGGCCCGCCAACTCGATCCGCGGCGCCGCGTTCCTCTCCGGCGCCGACGACGCGATCATCATCGACATCGGCGGCACCACCAGCGACCTCGGCGTGCTGGTCGACCGCTTCCCCCGCGAGTCGACCCTGCCGCGCGAGATCGGCGGCGTCCGCACCAACTTCCGGATGCCCGACATCCTCAGCGTCGGGATCGGCGGCGGCACGATCGTCGACACGGCCACCGGCGTGCCGACCACCGACTCGGTCGGCTACCGGATCGCCCGCGAGGGCCTGCTCTTCGGCGGCGCGACCGCCACCCTCACCGACGCCGCCGCGATGCAGCTGCCCGGGATGATCCCCGGCAGGGCCCTCCCCGCCCTCGACCGCGCCACCCGCTCCGCCCTCGGCAACGCCCTCGCCGTCGCGCAGGACCGGATCGAATCGGCCGTCGAGCGGATGTCGCTCGGCCGTGTCGGCCTGCCGCTCGTGGTCGTCGGCGGCGGCGGCTTCCTGGTCCCCGACCACGTGCACGGCGCGAGCGAGGTGCTCCGCCCCGACCGCGGCAATGTGGCCAACGCCGTCGGCGCCGCGATCGCCCTGGCCGGCGGCCGCGCCGACCAGCTGTGCGACCACGTCGACCGCGCCGCCGCGATCGAGGCCGCCGGCCGGATCGCGATCGAGCGCGCGATCCAGGCCGGCGCCGATCCGCGGCTCGTCGAGATCGTCGACGTGCTCGAGACGCCGCTGTCGTACTCGGCCAGCGCGTCGCTCAAAGTCTCCGTGAAGGCCGCGGGCCCGCTGGCCCTGATCGGGAGTCCTGCACCACTCGCCCTGCATTCCCCGAAGGACGCATCATGA
- a CDS encoding PucR family transcriptional regulator — MAQTSLLHVLEHGEQFGMVCRAGDPAGVSLGGVEMLALEDVGQALPGHLVIVLHGAEQPRAYQIDIVIRRAIAAEVAALLFVGELALAETSRSLADRGALPVLTASAPPSELAVSIDRLLRGGAAEALGRAELAIAAARAACDGDPLDARSAVLDAATAALGIELRMIEDPAVTWSDPDAVCIGEVAVGRLVAEQPETAAVIALPVIAALLSRALQRESQVRFGPARSRADLVVELLLAESSRIDALAVDAARAGLPVASAHAAAWITPRHREDAERRLPAALVAAIELNAFQLTDGRDEVWHLAVFHDDLVVVASEESGAPDHQRRVRDVAERLIAYGGAVAGEGWTFTVGLGTPQSGASGLRQSATEARITAGSAVAAGRLGAVEVTDVTGLRRVLLDFYASPLSRALLDDVLAPLDALGAERSAISVRTLLAYLSNRNSLARAGEVLLLHPNAVNYRVRRIEQALALDLEDPDTRFALELACRLRVMATTR, encoded by the coding sequence ATGGCACAGACGTCCCTCCTCCACGTCCTCGAGCACGGCGAGCAGTTCGGCATGGTCTGCCGCGCGGGCGACCCGGCGGGCGTCTCGCTCGGCGGAGTGGAGATGCTCGCGCTGGAGGACGTGGGGCAGGCGCTGCCCGGGCACCTGGTGATCGTGCTGCACGGCGCGGAGCAGCCGCGGGCGTACCAGATCGACATCGTCATCCGGCGGGCGATCGCGGCCGAGGTCGCCGCGCTGCTCTTCGTCGGCGAGCTGGCGCTGGCCGAGACCTCGCGCTCGCTGGCCGACCGCGGGGCGCTGCCGGTGCTGACCGCGAGCGCGCCGCCGTCCGAGCTGGCCGTCTCGATCGACCGGCTGCTGCGCGGCGGGGCGGCCGAGGCGCTCGGCCGGGCCGAGCTGGCGATCGCCGCCGCCCGGGCCGCCTGCGACGGCGACCCGCTCGATGCGCGCTCGGCCGTGCTCGACGCGGCGACGGCGGCGCTCGGGATCGAGCTGCGGATGATCGAGGACCCGGCCGTCACCTGGAGCGACCCCGACGCGGTCTGCATCGGCGAGGTCGCGGTCGGGCGGCTGGTCGCCGAGCAGCCGGAGACCGCGGCGGTGATCGCGCTGCCGGTGATCGCCGCGCTGCTCTCGCGGGCCCTGCAGCGCGAGTCGCAGGTGCGCTTCGGGCCGGCGCGCTCCCGGGCCGACCTCGTGGTCGAGCTGCTGCTGGCGGAGTCCTCGCGCATCGACGCCCTCGCGGTGGACGCCGCGCGGGCCGGGCTGCCGGTCGCCTCCGCGCACGCCGCCGCCTGGATCACCCCGCGCCACCGCGAGGACGCCGAGCGCCGGCTCCCCGCCGCGCTGGTCGCGGCGATCGAGCTGAACGCCTTCCAGCTGACCGACGGCCGCGACGAGGTCTGGCACCTGGCGGTGTTCCACGACGACCTGGTGGTGGTGGCCTCGGAGGAGTCGGGGGCGCCGGACCACCAGCGGCGGGTGCGGGACGTGGCCGAGCGGCTGATCGCGTACGGCGGCGCGGTCGCGGGGGAGGGCTGGACGTTCACGGTCGGGCTCGGCACGCCGCAGTCCGGAGCCTCGGGGCTCCGGCAGTCGGCGACGGAGGCGCGGATCACCGCCGGCTCGGCCGTCGCCGCCGGCCGCCTCGGCGCGGTGGAGGTCACCGACGTCACGGGTCTGCGCCGGGTGCTGCTCGACTTCTACGCGTCGCCGCTCAGCCGCGCGCTGCTCGACGACGTGCTCGCGCCGCTCGACGCCCTCGGCGCCGAGCGCTCCGCCATCTCGGTCCGCACGCTGCTGGCGTACCTCAGCAACCGCAACTCCCTGGCGCGGGCCGGCGAGGTGCTGCTGCTGCACCCGAACGCCGTGAACTACCGCGTGCGCCGCATCGAGCAGGCGCTGGCCCTGGACCTCGAGGACCCGGACACCCGCTTCGCCCTGGAGCTGGCCTGCCGCCTGCGCGTGATGGCGACGACGCGCTGA
- a CDS encoding IclR family transcriptional regulator domain-containing protein, with protein MSGRVTTGLRVVRLLGERPDPTAPLGVGALAAELGAPLSSVSRLCAELERTGLIERGADYGSYRLGAVAVRLSGRAAAPVARSLRFALTLAAQQTGETVVLAAGAPGSMRVIGSVLSSWTLHSPAAVGERIDDPGSAIARAADPMGLGDETVAETTEGLRVEIATPLLTPAGECAAVLAVRLPTVRLRENGPRIRRALAVARRSIEAGLDGSREAGAGRDTADGDDPTISAAPPAGGSALHAVLPLLQHLADGPDTAAGAARATGLRRDRTGRLLDACVAAGVVERGGDGELRIAWVVHGWFRAAAAPLIVSRGGPLVAEAARSLRACAFVTVLAGMRSLTLVEELELAGDGLAMIPWLGRAHPIVGSDGGPTMLMDLEPVELTQLFPARHTPRELARFLRRMQTVRRDGVLSMQAYDDAGMVSISAPIRDASGAVVAAACLVGMTDDVTARSRELERAAIRLAEAVSGVLR; from the coding sequence GTGAGCGGACGCGTGACGACGGGTCTGCGGGTGGTGCGGCTGCTCGGCGAGCGGCCGGATCCGACGGCGCCGCTCGGTGTCGGCGCTCTCGCCGCCGAGCTCGGCGCGCCGCTCAGCTCGGTCTCGCGGCTGTGCGCGGAGCTGGAGCGGACCGGGCTGATCGAGCGCGGCGCGGACTACGGCAGCTACCGCCTGGGCGCGGTGGCCGTGCGGCTCTCGGGGCGGGCCGCGGCGCCGGTCGCGCGGTCGCTCCGCTTCGCCCTGACGCTCGCGGCGCAGCAGACCGGCGAGACCGTCGTGCTGGCGGCCGGAGCGCCCGGGTCGATGCGGGTGATCGGCAGCGTGCTCTCGTCGTGGACCCTGCACTCCCCCGCCGCGGTCGGCGAGCGGATCGACGACCCGGGGAGTGCGATCGCGCGGGCCGCGGATCCGATGGGGCTGGGGGACGAGACGGTCGCGGAGACGACCGAGGGGCTGCGGGTCGAGATCGCGACGCCGCTGCTGACGCCCGCGGGCGAGTGCGCCGCGGTGCTGGCGGTGCGACTGCCGACGGTGCGGCTGCGCGAGAACGGGCCGCGGATCCGGCGGGCTCTGGCGGTCGCGCGGCGGAGCATCGAGGCGGGGCTGGACGGGTCGCGGGAGGCCGGCGCGGGACGCGACACGGCGGACGGCGACGATCCGACGATCTCAGCCGCCCCTCCCGCCGGGGGTTCCGCCCTCCACGCCGTGCTGCCACTCCTCCAGCACCTGGCCGACGGACCGGACACCGCGGCCGGTGCCGCGCGCGCGACCGGACTGCGCCGCGACCGCACCGGCCGGCTGCTCGACGCGTGCGTCGCGGCGGGCGTGGTCGAGCGCGGCGGTGACGGGGAGCTCCGGATCGCCTGGGTCGTGCACGGCTGGTTCCGGGCGGCGGCCGCTCCGCTGATCGTGTCGCGCGGCGGGCCGCTGGTCGCCGAGGCGGCGCGGAGTCTGCGCGCGTGCGCGTTCGTGACCGTGCTCGCGGGGATGCGCAGTCTCACGCTCGTGGAAGAACTCGAGCTGGCCGGCGACGGACTCGCGATGATCCCCTGGCTCGGCCGCGCCCACCCGATCGTCGGCTCGGACGGTGGCCCGACGATGCTGATGGACCTCGAGCCGGTCGAGCTGACGCAGCTGTTCCCGGCCCGGCACACCCCGCGCGAGCTGGCCCGGTTCCTCCGCCGGATGCAGACCGTCCGCCGCGACGGCGTCCTCTCGATGCAGGCCTACGACGACGCCGGCATGGTCTCGATCTCGGCCCCGATCCGCGACGCGAGCGGCGCCGTCGTCGCGGCGGCCTGCCTGGTCGGCATGACCGACGACGTCACCGCGCGCTCCCGGGAGCTGGAGCGGGCGGCGATCCGGCTGGCGGAGGCGGTCTCGGGCGTCCTGCGCTGA
- a CDS encoding ABC transporter substrate-binding protein translates to MNPTVPRPASRTALRSTPHPARRAAVVTAVLASAALLAGCSADAAATTDAEPSALFEQSIADLVPEDIAAAGEIRIASGPGYPPLLDLAEDGTTLSGSQPEEMRLIGEVLGLDVVFEDIKFDALFPSLASNKIDAAAAALGVTAERLETVDFVSDFLGGTTLLVEGGNPLDLTIDTLCGQSVGVLKGSTENDITLPKWDAVCTEAGEPAIEISTFPTAADAVLALSSGRVDATVSAVPPAVFQAEQSDGALEALDVNFEPSPWGIAFPDGSELAPAFQAALEHLMTTGDYEENLERFGVEVGAVEQAELYTDPAQISG, encoded by the coding sequence ATGAACCCGACCGTCCCCCGCCCCGCGAGCCGCACGGCGCTCCGCTCCACGCCGCACCCCGCCCGCCGGGCCGCCGTCGTCACGGCGGTGCTCGCCTCCGCGGCCCTCCTCGCCGGCTGCTCGGCCGACGCCGCCGCCACGACCGACGCGGAGCCGAGCGCCCTCTTCGAGCAGAGCATCGCCGACCTGGTGCCCGAGGACATCGCGGCCGCCGGCGAGATCCGCATCGCGAGCGGCCCCGGCTATCCGCCGCTGCTCGACCTCGCGGAGGACGGTACGACGCTCTCGGGCTCGCAGCCCGAGGAGATGCGCCTGATCGGCGAGGTGCTCGGCCTCGACGTCGTCTTCGAGGACATCAAGTTCGACGCGCTCTTCCCCTCGCTGGCCTCGAACAAGATCGACGCCGCAGCGGCCGCCTTAGGCGTCACCGCCGAGCGGCTCGAGACCGTCGACTTCGTCAGCGACTTCCTCGGCGGCACCACGCTGCTGGTCGAGGGCGGCAACCCGCTCGACCTCACGATCGACACGCTCTGCGGCCAGTCCGTCGGCGTGCTCAAGGGCTCGACCGAGAACGACATCACGCTGCCGAAATGGGACGCCGTCTGCACCGAGGCGGGCGAGCCGGCGATCGAGATCTCGACCTTTCCGACCGCGGCCGACGCCGTGCTCGCCCTGAGCTCCGGCCGCGTCGACGCGACGGTCAGCGCCGTCCCGCCGGCCGTCTTCCAGGCCGAGCAGTCCGACGGCGCGCTCGAGGCGCTCGACGTCAACTTCGAGCCGAGCCCCTGGGGCATCGCCTTCCCGGACGGCTCCGAGCTGGCCCCCGCCTTCCAGGCCGCCCTCGAGCACCTGATGACGACGGGCGAC
- a CDS encoding ABC transporter substrate-binding protein — protein sequence MTRSPRTTALRVPAVAAGSLVALLALSACSAPAGGSASGADPVSGGTFSLAINDDPGSLNPFTGVSLVQRAMVTFGYDSLAYTTPEGEVVPFLAESWESTPTSISYTLKDGITCADGTPFTAETAAANFAYQANADNGTFWFGSNVTADMTATADGNVVTVTSTANNPFLLQGTGSIEMVCQAGLDDPSTLTDTTNGTALYALTASSPGSDYTYTKRDGYTWGPDDVTSDTEGLPDEIEARVITDEATAANLLISGELNAASVIGADRQRLDAAGLDTEGVLNPIGEMLFNERADRPTADVRVRQALTLSLDRDAVGELVTDGNAVDSVSLVNQIPLTCVAGGPEWTLPDTDVEAAGELLDEAGYPLGSDGLRAKDGEPLTIRFLYDAGTPSHGAAAEEVQQEWNELGITTDLVAEDSAGWSTDLYQSYDWDTGFIQLAPSSPVVLSLFFLGETSENGGYNFMGVSNPEYNALATQALSAGSADEACGVWKQAEAELIERVDVFPLAETESPMYVKGATLERPGTVAPTTIRMQG from the coding sequence ATGACCCGTTCTCCCCGCACCACAGCGCTCCGAGTCCCGGCCGTCGCCGCGGGCTCGCTGGTGGCGCTGCTCGCCCTGAGCGCCTGCTCGGCCCCCGCCGGCGGCTCCGCGTCCGGCGCCGACCCTGTCTCGGGCGGCACCTTCTCCCTCGCGATCAACGACGACCCGGGCAGCCTCAACCCGTTCACCGGCGTCTCGCTCGTGCAGCGCGCGATGGTCACCTTCGGCTACGACTCGCTGGCCTACACGACCCCCGAGGGCGAGGTCGTGCCCTTCCTCGCCGAGAGCTGGGAGAGCACGCCCACCTCGATCTCGTACACGCTGAAGGACGGCATCACCTGCGCCGACGGCACCCCCTTCACCGCCGAGACGGCCGCGGCGAACTTCGCCTACCAGGCCAACGCCGACAACGGCACGTTCTGGTTCGGCTCGAACGTCACCGCCGACATGACGGCGACCGCGGACGGGAACGTCGTCACCGTCACCTCGACGGCCAACAACCCGTTCCTGCTCCAGGGCACCGGCAGCATCGAGATGGTCTGCCAGGCCGGCCTCGACGACCCGTCGACCCTGACCGACACCACCAACGGCACCGCGCTCTACGCGCTGACCGCGTCGAGCCCCGGCTCCGACTACACCTACACGAAGCGCGACGGCTACACCTGGGGCCCGGACGACGTCACCAGCGACACCGAGGGCCTGCCCGACGAGATCGAGGCGCGGGTGATCACCGACGAGGCGACCGCCGCGAACCTGCTGATCTCGGGCGAGCTGAACGCCGCCTCCGTCATCGGCGCCGACCGGCAGCGGCTCGACGCGGCCGGCCTCGACACCGAGGGCGTGCTCAACCCGATCGGCGAGATGCTCTTCAACGAGCGCGCCGACCGCCCGACCGCCGACGTCCGCGTCCGCCAGGCGCTGACCCTCTCGCTCGACCGCGACGCCGTGGGCGAGCTGGTCACCGACGGCAACGCCGTCGACTCGGTCTCGCTGGTCAACCAGATCCCGCTCACCTGCGTCGCCGGCGGCCCGGAGTGGACGCTGCCCGACACCGATGTGGAGGCCGCCGGCGAGCTGCTCGACGAGGCCGGCTACCCGCTCGGCTCCGACGGACTGCGCGCGAAGGACGGCGAGCCGCTGACCATCCGCTTCCTCTACGACGCCGGAACGCCCTCGCACGGCGCCGCCGCCGAGGAGGTCCAGCAGGAGTGGAACGAGCTCGGCATCACGACCGACCTGGTCGCCGAGGACTCGGCCGGCTGGTCGACCGACCTCTACCAGAGCTACGACTGGGACACCGGCTTCATCCAGCTCGCCCCCTCCAGCCCCGTGGTGCTGAGCCTCTTCTTCCTCGGTGAGACGAGCGAGAACGGCGGCTACAACTTCATGGGAGTCTCGAACCCCGAGTACAACGCCCTCGCGACGCAGGCGCTCAGCGCCGGCAGCGCCGACGAAGCCTGCGGTGTCTGGAAGCAGGCCGAGGCCGAGCTGATCGAGCGGGTCGACGTCTTCCCGCTCGCCGAGACGGAGTCGCCGATGTACGTCAAGGGCGCGACCCTCGAGCGTCCCGGCACCGTCGCTCCCACCACGATCCGGATGCAGGGCTGA
- a CDS encoding DUF917 domain-containing protein, with the protein MSFTPPAGPSPVRLITRDDVAPLAAGCAVFGTGGGGSVHGAQLSVENAIEANGPVRVVGVADLGPDDAVIIMSGMGAPSVGIEMLGSSSQAHTLLREVERLIGRPVTTVMAAEIGGSNGVAPVGWAAELGLAVLDADGMGRAFPKATMISMNVAGLPSEFAVMSDVVGNVTVLRTVDIAWLERHARAFTVAAGGIALGAHYLLTHETAPGAVIEGTVSRAIQVGRRLLASADPVTDIAEELGAAVLIGGKVIDIDRSTEGGFTRGSVTIDGVGADRSRMVRVEIQNENLVVIEDGGVVVSVPDLVSILDSETGEAISTEMLRFGQRVSVLAWACDPLWRTPRGIELAGPAAFDFDFDYVPFDGAVAEVAR; encoded by the coding sequence ATGAGCTTCACGCCCCCGGCCGGACCGAGCCCCGTCCGCCTGATCACCCGCGACGACGTCGCTCCCCTGGCCGCCGGCTGCGCGGTCTTCGGCACCGGCGGAGGCGGCTCGGTGCACGGCGCCCAGCTCTCGGTCGAGAACGCGATCGAGGCGAACGGCCCGGTGCGCGTCGTCGGCGTCGCGGACCTCGGCCCGGACGACGCGGTCATCATCATGTCCGGGATGGGCGCTCCCTCGGTCGGCATCGAGATGCTCGGCTCGAGCAGCCAGGCGCACACGCTGCTGCGCGAGGTCGAGCGCCTGATCGGCCGCCCGGTCACCACCGTGATGGCGGCCGAGATCGGCGGCAGCAACGGCGTCGCGCCGGTCGGCTGGGCCGCGGAGCTCGGGCTCGCGGTGCTCGACGCGGACGGCATGGGCCGCGCGTTCCCGAAGGCCACGATGATCTCGATGAACGTCGCCGGCCTGCCGAGCGAGTTCGCGGTGATGAGCGACGTGGTCGGCAACGTCACCGTCCTCCGCACCGTCGACATCGCCTGGCTGGAGCGGCACGCCCGCGCCTTCACCGTCGCGGCCGGCGGCATCGCCCTCGGCGCGCACTACCTGCTCACCCACGAGACCGCCCCGGGCGCCGTGATCGAGGGCACCGTCAGCCGCGCGATCCAGGTCGGCCGCCGCCTGCTCGCCTCCGCCGACCCGGTGACCGACATCGCCGAGGAGCTCGGCGCGGCCGTGCTGATCGGCGGCAAGGTGATCGACATCGACCGCAGCACCGAGGGCGGCTTCACCCGCGGCTCCGTCACGATCGACGGCGTCGGCGCCGACCGCAGCCGGATGGTGCGGGTCGAGATCCAGAACGAGAACCTCGTCGTGATCGAGGACGGCGGCGTGGTCGTCAGCGTCCCCGACCTCGTCTCGATCCTCGACTCGGAGACCGGCGAGGCGATCTCGACCGAGATGCTCCGCTTCGGCCAGCGCGTCAGCGTGCTCGCCTGGGCCTGCGACCCGCTCTGGCGGACCCCGCGCGGGATCGAGCTGGCGGGCCCCGCCGCCTTCGACTTCGACTTCGACTACGTGCCGTTCGACGGCGCCGTGGCGGAGGTGGCCCGATGA